The genomic window TGCTTAATTAATGGGCGCAGCCAGACGATAGGGCCATACTGTTATCCATATAGAATTAGGACTCGCATCAAGGGTAGATTCGTTTTAGTCAAACTTCCGAAACACTTTTGGGCCAAGGCTCAATTTGCAGGAGTAGAGTAGGGTTCATGTCATTCGTTATCTGCATTGCAGGCGGAAGTTGCTCCGGCAAGACCACGCTCGCTCGCCATCTTCAACATCGGTTAGGCGCTGACTCTTGTATGGCCATCCGTCAGGATGACTATTACTTTGATATACGCGAGAGAGAAACAAATTCAGAATTGCCTAATTTTGACGTGCCTGAAGCCTTGGATTTTAAAAAGATGGCCGAGGATATTGCGGCTCTGAAAAACGGAGAGCCCGTCGCCTTACCAAATTATGATTTTGTCACTCACCAAAGACGACTGCCATCCGAGCCCTTAGAACCGCGCAAATATATCATTGTCGAAGGTTTGCTTTTATTAAACGCCGAAGAAGTGCGCCCGCTTTTCGACCATAGCCTTTATATGAAGTGTTCTTATGAAGAGCGTTTTGCGCGTCGTCTGGCCCGTGATGTTGCTGAGCGCGGACGCACTGAAGACTTTGTGCATAAACAATTTCACGAGGATGTAGAGCCTGCGCATCAGAGCTTTGTCGCGCCCTCTGCTAAATATGCCGATGAGGTTATCCATCAATCGGAATATGTGAATGACTTAACGGGATTGATTGACCGCGTTGTAGAATTGCTGCCAAAAGACGAATTAGAACAGCCGACGCCGCAAATGCGATTGGCGCTTTAGCAACTTATCCCCACATTCTTAAGACTCGTTCCTCTATAGCTTGCATCGGATGTAAAAACGTCGCACATAGATTGCTCATGTTGGCTAAGCCAAGATAAGAACGAGCTCTATTTATGCATCATCCTGCCTTTGGCCTTATTGGTATTGCTCTAATTTTACTCGCTGCCTTTATTGCTTCGGATAATAAACGCGGAATCAATCCCCGCATTGTTCTGTCTTGTTTTGCCCTACAGGTCTTCATTGCTATTCTTGTGCTTTATGTGCCTTTTGGGAAAACGGCATTGGAGGCGATGTCTGCTAAGGTCATTACGTTGTTAAGCTATGCAAATGCGGGTATTGACTTTATCTTTGGCGGACTCGCGAGCGAGGAGGTCGGGTTTAGCTTCCTTGTACGTGTTCTACCTGTCGTTATTTTCTTCGCAGCGCTTATGGAAGTCATGTATCATCTTAAGATCATGCCTTTGGTCGTGAAGTATGGGGGGCGAGCGATTAATTTTCTGACGGGTACAAAACCTATTGAGTCTTTGAATGTCGTCGCGAATATTTTTGTTGGCCAAACTGAGGCGCCATTGACGCTTAAACCTTATTTGCCAAATATTTCAAAACACGAACTTTTCACCATTATGGTGTCGGGTCTGGCCTCTATCGCGGGTACCGTCATGGCGGGCTATATTCAGCTAGGTATCAAACCTGAATATCTGATTGCCGCCTGTTTTATGTCGGCGCCCGGTGGATTGCTTATGGCAAAAATCATAATGCCAGATCCGAAATTGACCGAAGAAGACAAACAGAAGAAGTCTATCTTTGAACTTGGAAAGCCTACCGAACACCCGAATGTGATTATGGCCGCCGCGGTTGGCGCGCAAAATGGTGTGCAGCTTGCTGTCGCAATTGGGGCGATGCTCTTGGCATTCGTGTCTTTGATTGCCCTATCGAACGGTATTTTGGGGTATTTCGGGGGATGGTTTGGTTATTCAGACCTTAGCATTCAAACTGTGCTGGGCTTCATTTTTGCCCCCGTCATGTATTTCCTTAATGTCCCTTGGGCCGAAGCCCAGCAAGCCGGCGCTATCTTTGGCGAGAAAGTCGTTCTGAACGAATTTATCGCATATATCAGCTTGGTGAATGTAGAGGGTCAATTGTCCGAACGCACAATGGTTATCTTGACCTTTGCACTTTGCGGTTTTGCTAATCTAAGCTCTATCGCAATTTTGCTCGGTGGATTGGGGGCGCTTATTCCGGACCGCATGGGTGATATTGCTAAGATGGGTATTCGTGCCGTTTTTGCGGCCTCACTCGCCAATTTGATGAGTGCGGCCTTGGCTGGAATATTGGTCGGAATTTAGGCGCCCAAAAGCTTAAGTCATCAAGCCTTTGGCGCCTTAGGTATAAGGTAAAGACTCTAGGCTTTGATAAGGCCAATCTCAATCAGGCGCTCGGTCAAAAATTCCGAAGCCGTGATAGGCGTCTCTGCGACGCCGCCTCTCTCCTTGCAGCTCTCTAGCATCTCAATTTTAAAGTCATTATTGGGGTGCAAGAAATAGGGCTTTGAATAACGTGGATGTTTGGCGCGTTCAGGCGCTGGATTTAAAACGCGATGTGTCGTTGAAGGCAAAACTCCGCCAGTTAAGCGTTGCAACATATCGCCTGAATTGACGACAACAGCGCCATTGGGGGCGTTAACGTCAAGCCATTGGCCAGACCGGTGTTTGGCTTGTAATCCAGCCTCTTCAGCGCCTAATAGCAAGGTAATCAAATTGATGTCTTCATGAGCACCTGCACGTTCCGTGCCTTCTGGCGGCGGCGTTAATTGCGGCGGGTAATGCAATAGGCGCAAGATAGAATTGCCATTGTCTACGCGTGTATCGAACCAGTTTTCTTCTAAATCCAAATAGAGCGCAATGGCGCGTAAAAGCTCTACTCCAAAGGCATCAAGGGATTCGTATAAGGCCCGCGTGGCCGCGTCAAAGCCTGGGACTTCGGCGACATGCGGTGTGTCTTTCATAGTTTTACGATAGGGCGATCCTTCGGGCAGGGCGCGGCCTGTATGCCAAAACTCTTTTAAATCTGCTTCTGATTTGCCCTTGGCATTTTCGGTGCCCATTGGAGAGTGGCCGCGTTGATATCCATCTTCGGGATCGGCATAGCTTTTTTTGACTTCGGCAGGCAGTGCAAAGTAATCGATAGCCGCTTTGTCGGCCGATTCAATGACATCCGAGGAGATCGTGTGATCTGAAATAATCGCAAAACCTGTCTCTCGAAAGGAATCGCCGATTAACTTTGCAAAGGCTTGTTTGTCTTTTTGCCAAATGGAAAAGCTTATGGGTTCAATTTCTATCATAAATCTACACTTCAGAGTTGGGCAAGGGCGATACCATAATCGAAAAGACTTGAAAACGACCTTTTGGACTCCTCTACACTTGCTCTATAGAAGCGAGACGAAATGTCAGGCTAACGCTAGTAGGAAATTATGACCACACCGACAATTTGTGTATTGGGTTCTGTAAATTTAGATCTGATTATACAAACCAAAGTTCTGCCGCAGGCAGGTGAAACTGTGACGAATGGGCATTTTACGGCCCTGCCGGGCGGTAAGGGCGGCAATGTTGCTCTGGCGGCTAAACGGCTCGGCGGTGATGTCACCTTACAAGCAGCTATTGGCGATGATGACTACGCAGAGCAGGCGCTGGTATTTTTAAAGCAGGCTAAAGTAGATTTGTCGGATTTGGTGAAAATCGAACAGGCCCATACGGGGCTCGCCTTTATCAATGTTTCAGATGATGGAGAGAATCAAATTGCTGTTGCCTCTGGTGCAAATGCTGCTTTTACAGCGGAACGGTTAAACCCGATTTCGGCTGATGCTATTTTCACGCAATTTGAGATACCGACGGACACCATTCTGGCGGCGTTGAAACCTTATAAAGGCTTTGTCGCGATTAATGCTTCGCCAGTGTTGCCAGGACTGAACCGTCTGACAGACTATGCGGACCTTATTATCGTCAATGAAGGTGAATACAGAGCCTATGAAGACGCGCTATCTGGTTATGAAGGTTTGCTTGCCATTACGCTGGGCGGGGTAGGGGCAAAATTACTTCAAAATGGAAATGTCATCGCACAGGCCGCGCCCCCTAAAATAGACGTCGTCGATACAACAGGGGCGGGGGATGCTTTTGCTGCGGCTCTGACATTGGCCCTTCTTGAGGGGCAAAGTCATCAAAAGGCTTTGGAATTTGCTTGCACAGTCGGCGCGTTAACAACGACAAAAATCGGGACGCAAAGCGCGGCGCCAAGCCGAAAAGAGGTCGAGGCTAAGCTCGCCGCTCTGTAGTTTTGAGACTATTCTTTAGAGAGTAAATCGAAAATACGCGGCGGCAGAGGCTTTGTCGCTTTGATTTCTTCCAGAGAACAACCTTCAAGCTCATGAGGGAACACTGTCCACTCATCTGTTTCATGTAAATAGAAGTCCGGAATGCGCGCGGTCGCATTGCGTTTCGGCTTGTAATAGACAGTCGCAACACGGATGTCGCTAGGCGTGTTTCGGCGGCATTTTTCTTGCAGCTTTTCAATAATCGCTGCGACGCTCTTCCCGCTGTCAAAAATATCATCAATGATCAATAGCTGGTCGTCGACATTAATCGTGTCGACCATATGTTGTAGGCCATACACTTTGACCTCTTTGGATTGCTTATCCATTGCCTCATAAGAGGATGTACGAATAGCAAAATGATCTGCCTCACAGCCTAATAGCTCAAGGACTTCTTGCACTGCGATGCCTACAGGCGTGCCGCCGCGCCAAACACCCACAATGAAAGAGGGGCGATAACCACTTTCAAAAATCTGTAAGCCGAGTTCGAAGGAGTCTTTTAACAAGTCTTCTGCGCTGACGAATAATTTTTCGATGCCAGAATTTTTGACAAGTTTTCCCATAAGACGGCTCCGCTCTCAAAAGTGGGTGAAGAGGGCGCGTAGTCTATACGCACCGTCTAATCAAGTATTCTTGCTTATTA from Litorimonas taeanensis includes these protein-coding regions:
- a CDS encoding ribokinase; the protein is MTTPTICVLGSVNLDLIIQTKVLPQAGETVTNGHFTALPGGKGGNVALAAKRLGGDVTLQAAIGDDDYAEQALVFLKQAKVDLSDLVKIEQAHTGLAFINVSDDGENQIAVASGANAAFTAERLNPISADAIFTQFEIPTDTILAALKPYKGFVAINASPVLPGLNRLTDYADLIIVNEGEYRAYEDALSGYEGLLAITLGGVGAKLLQNGNVIAQAAPPKIDVVDTTGAGDAFAAALTLALLEGQSHQKALEFACTVGALTTTKIGTQSAAPSRKEVEAKLAAL
- a CDS encoding phosphoribosyltransferase; translation: MGKLVKNSGIEKLFVSAEDLLKDSFELGLQIFESGYRPSFIVGVWRGGTPVGIAVQEVLELLGCEADHFAIRTSSYEAMDKQSKEVKVYGLQHMVDTINVDDQLLIIDDIFDSGKSVAAIIEKLQEKCRRNTPSDIRVATVYYKPKRNATARIPDFYLHETDEWTVFPHELEGCSLEEIKATKPLPPRIFDLLSKE
- the udk gene encoding uridine kinase — encoded protein: MSFVICIAGGSCSGKTTLARHLQHRLGADSCMAIRQDDYYFDIRERETNSELPNFDVPEALDFKKMAEDIAALKNGEPVALPNYDFVTHQRRLPSEPLEPRKYIIVEGLLLLNAEEVRPLFDHSLYMKCSYEERFARRLARDVAERGRTEDFVHKQFHEDVEPAHQSFVAPSAKYADEVIHQSEYVNDLTGLIDRVVELLPKDELEQPTPQMRLAL
- a CDS encoding NupC/NupG family nucleoside CNT transporter, giving the protein MHHPAFGLIGIALILLAAFIASDNKRGINPRIVLSCFALQVFIAILVLYVPFGKTALEAMSAKVITLLSYANAGIDFIFGGLASEEVGFSFLVRVLPVVIFFAALMEVMYHLKIMPLVVKYGGRAINFLTGTKPIESLNVVANIFVGQTEAPLTLKPYLPNISKHELFTIMVSGLASIAGTVMAGYIQLGIKPEYLIAACFMSAPGGLLMAKIIMPDPKLTEEDKQKKSIFELGKPTEHPNVIMAAAVGAQNGVQLAVAIGAMLLAFVSLIALSNGILGYFGGWFGYSDLSIQTVLGFIFAPVMYFLNVPWAEAQQAGAIFGEKVVLNEFIAYISLVNVEGQLSERTMVILTFALCGFANLSSIAILLGGLGALIPDRMGDIAKMGIRAVFAASLANLMSAALAGILVGI
- a CDS encoding isopenicillin N synthase family dioxygenase; its protein translation is MIEIEPISFSIWQKDKQAFAKLIGDSFRETGFAIISDHTISSDVIESADKAAIDYFALPAEVKKSYADPEDGYQRGHSPMGTENAKGKSEADLKEFWHTGRALPEGSPYRKTMKDTPHVAEVPGFDAATRALYESLDAFGVELLRAIALYLDLEENWFDTRVDNGNSILRLLHYPPQLTPPPEGTERAGAHEDINLITLLLGAEEAGLQAKHRSGQWLDVNAPNGAVVVNSGDMLQRLTGGVLPSTTHRVLNPAPERAKHPRYSKPYFLHPNNDFKIEMLESCKERGGVAETPITASEFLTERLIEIGLIKA